In Amycolatopsis endophytica, the following are encoded in one genomic region:
- a CDS encoding ABC transporter permease, whose amino-acid sequence MKGRTSATLVIGAVLVGLVVLAALVSFVWTPHDPLKVESSARLLGPSGEFWFGTDKFGRDVFSQILVGSRTTLYVGVIAVGVAALAGTPLGILAGMSKRWLGEFVMRVNDLVLAFPALLLAIMLGAVYGASTVTAMIAIGVATIPSFARVARSGTLQVMSTEYVLAARSAGRSRLFSARRHVLPNIGGLVIVQCSVSFGIAVLAEAALSFLGFGTRPPTPSWGRMLQESQELLTVQPRLALVPGLAIAIAVLGFNLLGDGLRDRLDPRLERR is encoded by the coding sequence GTGAAGGGGCGGACGTCGGCCACGCTGGTCATCGGCGCGGTGCTGGTCGGGCTCGTGGTGCTGGCGGCGCTGGTGTCGTTCGTGTGGACGCCGCACGATCCGCTGAAGGTCGAATCGAGCGCCCGGCTGCTCGGGCCGTCGGGCGAGTTCTGGTTCGGCACCGACAAGTTCGGCCGTGACGTGTTCAGCCAGATCCTGGTCGGCTCCCGCACCACGCTGTACGTGGGCGTGATCGCGGTCGGCGTGGCGGCACTGGCCGGGACGCCGCTGGGGATACTGGCCGGGATGTCGAAGCGGTGGCTCGGCGAGTTCGTCATGCGGGTCAACGATCTCGTGCTCGCGTTTCCCGCGCTGCTGCTGGCGATCATGCTCGGCGCGGTCTACGGCGCGAGCACGGTCACCGCGATGATCGCGATCGGTGTCGCGACCATCCCGTCGTTCGCGCGGGTCGCGCGCTCCGGGACGTTGCAGGTGATGAGCACCGAGTACGTGCTGGCGGCGCGGTCGGCCGGGCGGTCGCGGTTGTTCAGCGCGCGGCGCCACGTGCTGCCGAACATCGGCGGTCTGGTGATCGTGCAGTGCTCGGTGTCCTTCGGCATCGCGGTGCTGGCCGAGGCGGCGCTGTCGTTCCTCGGGTTCGGTACGCGCCCGCCGACGCCGTCGTGGGGCCGGATGCTGCAGGAGTCCCAGGAACTGCTGACCGTGCAGCCGCGGCTGGCGCTGGTACCGGGCCTGGCGATCGCGATCGCGGTGCTCGGGTTC
- a CDS encoding ABC transporter permease, whose translation MALALVRRVAILVVSVLAASIVVFAFMAVLPGDPAQVALGVNATPELLARTRQDFGLDRPLVEQYLSWMGGVLHGDFGRSYVTGEAIGPQLIDRLGVTLWLVGAGMLVAVVLAVPFGALAAVWHRRFGGAAISGVSQLGVAVPAFLAGILLVQIFAVQLRWLPSGGWTPPDQDTGEFLRGLILPALSLGLVQGAVLTRYVRSAVLDTLGQDYLRTARSKGLRPYPALMRHGMRNAAVPVVTVLGLQLTTLLIGAVVVERVFVLPGLGSMLLDSVSARDLLSVQGIVLVLVVAVLVVNFVVDLLYVAIDPRLRTAR comes from the coding sequence ATGGCACTCGCGCTCGTGCGCCGCGTGGCGATCCTGGTGGTCAGCGTGCTGGCCGCCTCGATCGTGGTGTTCGCGTTCATGGCCGTGCTGCCGGGCGACCCCGCGCAGGTCGCGCTCGGCGTCAACGCCACCCCCGAACTGCTCGCCAGGACCCGGCAGGACTTCGGCCTCGACCGGCCCCTGGTCGAGCAGTACCTGAGCTGGATGGGCGGGGTGCTGCACGGCGACTTCGGCCGCTCCTACGTCACCGGTGAGGCGATCGGGCCGCAGCTCATCGACCGGCTGGGCGTGACGTTGTGGTTGGTGGGCGCCGGAATGCTGGTCGCGGTGGTGCTCGCGGTGCCGTTCGGCGCGCTCGCCGCGGTGTGGCACCGGCGCTTCGGTGGCGCGGCGATTTCCGGGGTGTCCCAGCTGGGTGTCGCGGTTCCGGCGTTCCTGGCCGGGATCCTGCTGGTGCAGATCTTCGCGGTGCAGCTGCGGTGGCTCCCCTCGGGCGGGTGGACGCCGCCGGACCAGGACACGGGTGAGTTCCTGCGCGGCCTCATCCTGCCCGCGCTTTCGCTCGGCCTGGTGCAGGGCGCGGTGCTCACCCGTTACGTGCGCTCGGCCGTGCTGGACACCCTGGGCCAGGACTACCTGCGTACCGCGCGGTCGAAGGGCCTGCGCCCGTATCCGGCGCTGATGCGGCACGGCATGCGCAACGCGGCGGTGCCGGTGGTGACCGTGCTCGGTCTGCAGCTGACCACGTTGCTCATCGGCGCGGTCGTGGTGGAGCGTGTGTTCGTGCTGCCGGGGCTGGGCAGCATGCTGCTCGATTCGGTGTCCGCGCGCGATCTGCTGTCGGTGCAGGGCATCGTGCTCGTGCTGGTGGTCGCGGTGCTGGTGGTCAACTTCGTGGTCGACCTGCTGTACGTGGCGATCGACCCCCGGCTGAGGACGGCGCGGTGA